One genomic region from Xenopus laevis strain J_2021 chromosome 2L, Xenopus_laevis_v10.1, whole genome shotgun sequence encodes:
- the LOC121399858 gene encoding protein kinase C delta type-like: MEVTKKRSRNSEEEGQGKKRRWSDGDLEEKKKSLVKKKTSEDGGSKRRRRERELEEKKKSPKERKTSGDRSNNRRGDGDLEDKKKSLVKKKTSEDGGRRMSEGQIEERKSSIQRKNCRDWSNNRRSEGELEDQKKSQMKKISVDGGSKRRRSEGQVKETEKSPMERKTSEDGRNKRRRSGDELEEKKKHPMEKKTRQDGSNKSRRSKLKDKEKSPIEKSEKLQLEEKKSQLEKTSKGLNKDQKSRSPEDPLEGGSAVKKLCVDISRPVPLDIKNYRFYSELGKGGFGRVMLASFTPKKQLVAVKIMQKSPDKNNFNIMMKEARVLSVARGSTFLCHSYAAFQSELESFFVLEYASGKSLMQMILRKGNLPMARIMFYTAEMVVAVQFLHSKGIIHRDLKPDNVLVDRYGHIKICDFGLAAENIFDQTRTNGVIGTPGYRAPEVLSKAEYNAGVDWWSFGITMYQMATGSLPFSPSGSILRQFFAIKKNTPYYPYYMSKEMLDLLPKLLEMDENQRIGVNGNIREHAFYSTVKWEELENRRVKTPFQPGMPSADDFTEIPLSFSSQIRNEETNLADFSHVDPSWSWQE, from the exons ATGGAGGTGACGAAGAAGAGGAGTCGGAATTCGGAGGAGGAAGGACAAGGCAAGAAAAGGAGATGGAGTGATGGAGAtttagaagagaagaagaaaagcctggtgaaaaagaaaaccagtgaagatgggggcagtaaaaggagaaggagagaaagggagctggaagagaagaagaaaagcccTAAAGAAAGGAAGACCAGTGGAGATAGGAGCAATAACAGAAGGGGTGATGGTGATTTGGAAGACAAGAAGAAAAGCCTGGTGAAAAAGAAGACCAGTGAAGATGGGGGCAGGAGAATGAGTGAAGGACAGATAGAAGAGAGGAAAAGCTCCATACAAAGGAAGAACTGTAGAGATTGGAGCAATAATAGAAGGAGTGAAGGTGAGTTAGAAGATCAGaagaaaagtcaaatgaaaaagatCAGTGTAGATGGGGgcagtaaaaggagaaggagtgaaggacaggtaAAAGAAACGGAGAAAAGCCCCATGGAAAGGAAGACCAGTGAAGATGGGagaaataaaaggagaaggagtggAGATGAGttggaagaaaagaagaaacacCCCATGGAAAAGAAGACCCGTCAAGATGGGAGCAATAAAAGCAGAAGGAGTAAATTAAAAGACAAGGAGAAAAGCCCCATAGAGAAGAGTGAAAAGTTAcagttagaagaaaagaaaagtcagtTGGAAAAGACCAGTAAAGGATTGAATAAGGATCAAAAATCAAGAAGTCCAGAGGATCCCTTAGAAG GTGGAAGCGCAGTGAAGAAACTCTGTGTGGATATCAGCAGACCTGTCCCCCTGGATATTAAGAACTACAGGTTTTATTCAGAGCTGGGAAAAGGAGGCTTTGGCCGG GTGATGTTGGCTTCGTTTACACCTAAGAAGCAACTGGTAGCAGTAAAGATCATGCAGAAAAGTCCAGACAAGAACAACTTCAACATCATGATGAAGGAGGCCCGAGTGCTGTCGGTCGCTAGAGGAAGCACATTTTTATGCCATTCCTACGCAGCTTTTCAATCAGAG CTGGAATCCTTCTTCGTCCTGGAGTATGCCAGCGGGAAATCTTTAATGCAAATGATTCTTCGCAAAGGAAATCTGCCAATGGCAAGAATCAT gttCTACACAGCGGAGATGGTGGTTGCTGTCCAGTTCCTGCACTCTAAGGGCATCATTCATCG TGACCTGAAACCTGACAACGTGTTGGTGGACAGATACGGCCATATCAAGATCTGCGACTTTGGCCTCGCCGCAGAGAACATCTTCGACCAGACAAGAACCAACGGAGTAATAGGAACCCCTGGATACCGCGCACCAGAG GTTCTATCAAAGGCAGAGTATAACGCAGGCGTGGATTGGTGGTCTTTTGGGATTACCATGTACCAAATGGCCACGGGCAGCTTGCCATTTTCACCATCAGGCAGTATTTTAAGGCAATTCTTTGCAATAAAGAAGAATACGCCTTATTACCCATATTATATGAGCAAGGAAATGCTGGACCTCCTGCCGAAG CTTTTGGAGATGGATGAGAATCAGCGGATCGGTGTCAACGGAAACATCAGGGAGCACGCTTTCTACAGCACAGTGAAGTGGGAAGAGCTGGAGAACCGGAGAGTGAAAACCCCTTTCCAGCCAGGAATG CCATCAGCAGATGACTTCACTGAAATCCCGCTGTCATTCTCCTCTCAAATTCGGAACGAGGAAACCAACTTGGCAGATTTCTCCCACGTGGATCCCAGCTGGAGTTGGCAGGAGTAA